From a single Nostoc edaphicum CCNP1411 genomic region:
- a CDS encoding aliphatic sulfonate ABC transporter substrate-binding protein has product MIKRRRFLNVATSSLGGFSMAYLLGSCSQPSQQNVASTSGNSISLGIKTKVLRMGYQSAGDLFRNRQVLEKRLEPLGIKVEWAQFVQGPQLMEGMAAKRVDVGSVGETPPIFAQVAGSDLVYVVGTQRTERTGTSSVIAVPPESPLQKFEDIKGQEVYFQKGSASHYFILRALQSIGLTINDIKIKSMATIEARGAFLEGRIPVWMTGDPHYAIAEKMGRIRVLRDSVGLDSPGGYYIADRKFAEENPGLLKIIIEELHALDKWSEANRDEVKKLMITTQKLDQDVADKVMSRRTFAGRRGLSPALIAEQQRVADLFFQQGVIPKKINIQDALLAPDLYAAITPPEIMV; this is encoded by the coding sequence ATGATTAAACGCCGTCGTTTTCTAAATGTTGCTACATCTAGTCTGGGCGGTTTTTCTATGGCATATTTGTTGGGAAGTTGTAGCCAACCAAGCCAACAAAATGTAGCAAGTACTAGTGGCAATTCAATTTCCCTTGGGATAAAAACGAAAGTTCTCCGCATGGGTTATCAGAGTGCGGGGGATCTTTTCAGAAATCGGCAAGTTTTAGAGAAACGCTTAGAGCCACTGGGTATCAAGGTAGAATGGGCACAATTTGTCCAAGGGCCTCAACTCATGGAAGGCATGGCTGCGAAAAGAGTTGACGTGGGATCAGTTGGAGAAACGCCACCAATTTTTGCCCAAGTCGCTGGTTCAGACCTGGTTTATGTCGTCGGTACACAAAGAACCGAAAGAACAGGAACAAGTAGTGTGATTGCTGTACCTCCAGAGTCTCCCCTTCAGAAATTTGAGGATATCAAGGGGCAAGAAGTTTATTTTCAAAAAGGCTCGGCATCGCACTATTTTATTCTTAGAGCTTTGCAGTCAATCGGCTTGACAATCAACGATATCAAAATCAAAAGTATGGCGACTATCGAGGCGCGGGGTGCGTTTCTCGAAGGGAGAATTCCCGTTTGGATGACAGGAGATCCCCACTATGCGATCGCTGAAAAAATGGGTCGAATTCGTGTCCTCAGAGATTCTGTCGGGCTAGATTCTCCTGGGGGCTACTACATTGCTGATAGGAAGTTTGCCGAAGAAAACCCAGGCTTGCTCAAAATTATCATTGAAGAACTTCATGCCCTTGATAAGTGGTCAGAGGCGAATCGAGATGAAGTCAAAAAGTTAATGATCACAACACAAAAGCTCGATCAGGATGTGGCCGATAAAGTAATGTCTCGTCGCACTTTCGCAGGACGTAGAGGACTCAGTCCGGCACTGATAGCGGAACAACAGCGTGTAGCAGATTTATTCTTTCAACAGGGTGTCATACCCAAGAAAATCAACATTCAGGATGCTTTACTTGCACCTGATTTGTATGCTGCAATCACACCGCCAGAAATTATGGTTTAG
- a CDS encoding dienelactone hydrolase family protein — protein sequence MSVEHHSFNTSNGSLSYLLSPVSDNIKQPAPLVLFLHGARDRGTDINVLLKWGLPRFVDSSSSLPYVFAAPQLPEGQTWVDRESDVIALLDNLIISQPIDPSRVILSGFSLGTAGAWHIAASHRDRFAGLVAVSGRVPKTLEPSQLAALKEIPIQIFQGGKDEKLPIEDTQQIVDTLRGLGGTVDFTVLPEGDHFIADEVYSDSKLQQWFVSQNRRQASVVA from the coding sequence ATGTCCGTCGAACACCACTCCTTTAACACCAGTAATGGTTCCTTGTCTTATCTCCTCTCGCCTGTCTCAGACAATATTAAGCAACCCGCGCCCCTGGTATTGTTTCTACATGGCGCACGCGATCGCGGTACAGATATAAATGTGCTGCTGAAATGGGGTTTACCTCGTTTCGTGGATTCGTCCAGTTCCTTACCTTATGTCTTTGCAGCTCCCCAGCTTCCTGAAGGACAAACCTGGGTAGATCGAGAATCTGATGTAATTGCTCTGTTGGATAATCTCATCATCTCCCAACCCATCGATCCGTCCCGTGTGATTTTGTCTGGATTCAGTTTAGGTACGGCTGGGGCATGGCATATTGCTGCTTCTCACCGCGATCGCTTCGCTGGTCTGGTAGCGGTGTCTGGTCGTGTACCCAAAACATTAGAACCAAGCCAACTAGCTGCACTCAAAGAAATTCCTATCCAAATATTCCAAGGTGGAAAGGACGAAAAACTACCGATTGAAGATACACAGCAGATTGTCGATACCTTGCGCGGACTGGGGGGAACAGTAGATTTTACTGTACTGCCGGAAGGCGATCATTTTATTGCCGATGAAGTGTACAGTGACTCGAAATTGCAACAATGGTTCGTTTCACAAAACCGTCGTCAAGCGTCTGTAGTAGCCTAA
- a CDS encoding aldo/keto reductase, whose amino-acid sequence MTLPTTKLGKTGLTVSRLVLGTMTFGLQTDEETSRQILDTAADAGINFLDTADVYPLGGGLTTAGSTEEIIGRWLKGKREHFILATKAVGKVGPAPWDQGASRKHILDAIDASLKRLGTDYVDLYQLHSDDASTPLDETLEALDTVVRAGKVRYIGVSNFLAYRLARALGRAEVQNLTRFVSIQPRYNLLFREIERELLPLAKEEGLGVIPYNPLAGGLLTGKHNLTQGPTAGTRFTLGAAAERYQERYWHDREFNTVKELSTVADLAGLSLTTLAVAWVLANPIITAPIIGASRPEQLTDTLKAVELKLDDSLKQKLDDITAEYRRGDSLR is encoded by the coding sequence ATGACATTACCAACAACTAAACTCGGTAAAACCGGATTGACTGTCTCGCGCCTTGTTCTGGGTACAATGACTTTCGGATTGCAGACAGATGAAGAAACTTCCAGACAAATCCTTGACACCGCCGCCGATGCTGGCATTAACTTTTTGGATACAGCCGATGTTTATCCACTTGGGGGTGGGCTAACTACGGCTGGAAGTACTGAAGAAATTATTGGGCGCTGGCTCAAAGGCAAACGCGAACATTTTATTTTGGCTACCAAAGCTGTAGGTAAAGTTGGCCCTGCACCTTGGGATCAGGGTGCTTCGCGCAAACACATTTTGGATGCGATCGATGCCTCCCTCAAACGACTGGGAACTGATTATGTTGACCTGTACCAATTGCACTCTGACGATGCCTCAACCCCTCTTGATGAAACCTTAGAAGCATTAGATACAGTAGTTCGCGCTGGCAAGGTACGCTACATTGGGGTTTCTAACTTCTTGGCTTACCGACTCGCCCGCGCCTTGGGTCGCGCCGAAGTGCAAAATTTAACTCGCTTCGTCTCGATTCAACCCCGCTATAATTTGTTGTTCCGCGAAATTGAGCGAGAACTTTTGCCCTTGGCGAAAGAAGAAGGATTAGGTGTCATTCCTTACAATCCCTTAGCAGGTGGTCTACTCACCGGCAAACACAATCTGACTCAAGGCCCCACCGCAGGTACACGTTTCACCTTGGGTGCTGCCGCAGAACGTTATCAAGAACGGTACTGGCACGATCGCGAGTTTAATACTGTCAAGGAATTAAGTACAGTAGCAGATTTGGCTGGATTGTCGCTCACTACTCTAGCAGTAGCTTGGGTACTGGCTAATCCGATTATTACTGCTCCCATTATTGGTGCTAGTCGTCCAGAACAACTGACTGACACCCTCAAGGCTGTAGAACTAAAACTCGACGACAGTTTGAAACAAAAACTCGACGACATCACCGCAGAATATCGTAGGGGAGATTCTCTGCGTTAG
- a CDS encoding NAD(P)-binding domain-containing protein, which translates to MTTTTDPNFGAREALRLLGPYPDNWVSDRAGVDHNVTIVGGSGTGITFAFALRRAGIGRVTIIDEAKDEAHAGIWLNRARMNKLRTPKNLPGPELGIQGLSFQAWYEARHGAEAYAAIDRIPRLLWAEYLSWYRQFLEIPVRYQTKLVRIEPAEGFFRLHLEVNGIPQVETTRKIILGNGFVGAGGPYVPSVLAALPRILYAHTADAIDFNALRGKTVAVLGAAASAFDAAGVALESGAKAVHLFSRRSEVASLPVIRVRGYPGAYNNYYQIPDADRWFQAWRYRQFGSTPPTDAIERAIAFPNFHLHLSAPWRTAQEQDGQIIAQVNDDVFQFDFAIAGTGYFVDPGARPELADFAHHIAQWSDRYQPPSDQSDEELSVYPYLGSAHEYQEKVPGSAPYLKDIHVFNPSGFLSFGLPIGDIPSIRRDVPAVVERISHDLFFADWALHEARITSDNVAPDFDNSLYADAVWKQKVSVS; encoded by the coding sequence ATGACAACAACAACTGACCCTAACTTTGGTGCGCGTGAGGCGCTACGCCTACTCGGCCCCTATCCTGATAACTGGGTATCTGATCGTGCTGGTGTTGACCACAATGTGACCATAGTTGGTGGTAGTGGTACAGGTATTACCTTTGCCTTTGCACTGCGACGGGCTGGTATCGGCCGGGTGACAATTATCGATGAGGCTAAAGATGAAGCCCATGCTGGGATATGGCTAAATCGGGCGCGGATGAACAAGCTACGCACGCCCAAGAATCTGCCAGGGCCGGAACTGGGTATTCAAGGGTTGTCATTTCAGGCTTGGTATGAGGCTCGACATGGTGCTGAGGCTTACGCGGCGATTGACCGGATTCCTCGCTTGCTTTGGGCTGAATATCTCAGTTGGTATCGGCAGTTTCTAGAAATTCCAGTGCGTTACCAAACGAAGCTGGTGCGGATTGAGCCTGCTGAAGGTTTCTTTCGCCTGCATTTAGAAGTGAACGGTATTCCCCAGGTGGAAACTACCCGCAAAATTATTCTGGGCAATGGTTTTGTCGGTGCTGGTGGCCCATACGTGCCTTCAGTCTTGGCTGCTTTACCCCGAATTCTATATGCACATACCGCTGATGCTATCGACTTTAATGCACTGCGAGGTAAAACTGTAGCGGTGCTGGGTGCTGCGGCTTCGGCCTTCGATGCTGCTGGAGTCGCCCTGGAATCGGGAGCCAAAGCAGTACACCTGTTCTCACGACGGTCAGAGGTCGCATCACTGCCAGTAATTCGTGTGCGTGGTTATCCTGGTGCTTATAACAACTATTACCAAATACCTGATGCAGATCGCTGGTTCCAGGCTTGGCGTTATCGTCAATTTGGCTCCACACCACCAACCGATGCAATTGAACGGGCGATCGCATTTCCGAACTTCCACCTGCACCTATCTGCACCCTGGAGAACAGCCCAGGAACAGGATGGCCAGATCATTGCTCAAGTCAACGATGATGTTTTCCAGTTCGATTTTGCGATCGCTGGTACCGGCTACTTCGTTGATCCGGGGGCGCGGCCTGAACTTGCCGACTTTGCCCATCATATTGCCCAGTGGAGCGATCGCTACCAACCACCATCTGACCAGAGCGACGAAGAATTAAGTGTTTATCCTTACCTTGGTAGCGCCCATGAATACCAAGAAAAAGTACCCGGTAGCGCACCTTACCTGAAGGATATCCATGTCTTTAACCCATCTGGCTTCCTCAGTTTCGGATTGCCAATTGGTGACATACCCAGCATCCGCCGCGACGTGCCAGCAGTGGTAGAACGTATTAGCCATGACTTATTCTTTGCTGATTGGGCGCTGCATGAAGCCCGTATTACCAGCGACAACGTTGCACCAGACTTCGATAACTCACTGTATGCAGATGCAGTCTGGAAACAGAAAGTGTCAGTCAGTTGA
- a CDS encoding ABC transporter ATP-binding protein, whose translation MTKKSRKSQYFQRAADAPNLPDTTFRFICYFVNHFRWWYVAMVILEVIHATCGIMLPYAIGEIIRGVTRQTGDSKAIFDAMSQPLMLFTALSVGEVIFGRSAGLLQTILHPIHRQHIVRSLYAYLQHHSHRYLSSSFSGALAHRISETSLGVTQTMQMLITEFMPVIIVYTVTTILLYRVYPPLAGFVGLWAVLFISISFWLATRCRIYSRKAAAARSETTGIIVDAVTNLTSSRLFARLGFERRYLNEQLRDELKEVRKSNWYSERIRWFQFISAAVLKIGTLYYSLSLWSQGTIATADFVVATSLSLLIISEARNLSKRFLEFFEHIGNIANGVFTIIQPHEIIDRDSAIAHSITQGQIEFRQVNFSYSLGKKVFDNLSISIQPGQRVGLVGFSGSGKSSFVNLILRQFDPQSGQILIDGVDIRDMTQDALHSQISLIPQDPSLFHRTLIENIRYGRLDASDEEVVEAARQAYAHDFIAQIKEGYDSLVGERGVKLSGGQRQRIAIARVILKDAPILILDEATSSLDSITEKAIQDTLDLAMDGKTVIVVAHRLSTIAHLDRILVFDQGRIIEDGTHAKLLARRGAYYRLWKMQAGGFLPVEANNQNVSV comes from the coding sequence ATGACGAAAAAATCCAGAAAATCCCAATACTTTCAACGTGCTGCCGATGCGCCTAACTTACCTGATACGACCTTCAGGTTCATTTGCTATTTCGTTAATCATTTCCGGTGGTGGTACGTGGCAATGGTGATTCTGGAGGTAATACACGCAACCTGCGGCATCATGTTACCTTATGCCATTGGCGAGATCATCCGGGGTGTGACGCGACAGACAGGCGATAGCAAAGCCATTTTTGATGCTATGAGCCAACCCCTGATGTTGTTCACCGCTTTGAGTGTGGGTGAAGTGATATTCGGGCGATCGGCTGGACTTTTGCAGACTATCCTCCATCCGATTCACCGACAGCACATTGTCCGATCGCTATATGCCTACTTACAGCACCATTCTCATCGTTACCTCAGCAGTAGTTTTTCCGGAGCATTAGCACATCGGATTAGCGAAACTTCTTTAGGTGTGACTCAGACGATGCAAATGCTGATTACTGAATTTATGCCAGTAATCATCGTGTATACTGTCACGACGATATTACTGTATCGCGTCTATCCTCCACTCGCTGGATTCGTAGGGTTGTGGGCAGTTCTTTTCATCAGTATTTCGTTCTGGCTGGCAACTCGCTGCCGAATTTACTCGCGAAAAGCCGCAGCCGCACGAAGTGAAACAACTGGCATCATTGTAGATGCGGTAACAAATCTCACCAGTAGCAGACTGTTTGCTCGCCTGGGTTTTGAACGACGCTATTTGAATGAGCAATTAAGGGACGAACTCAAAGAGGTGAGAAAGTCCAACTGGTACTCGGAGCGAATCCGCTGGTTTCAGTTTATCTCAGCAGCAGTTCTGAAAATTGGCACTTTGTATTACTCGCTCTCACTTTGGAGTCAGGGGACGATCGCAACTGCGGATTTTGTCGTAGCAACCAGTCTGTCGCTGTTAATTATTAGTGAAGCCCGCAATTTAAGTAAACGGTTTCTAGAATTTTTTGAACATATCGGCAATATTGCCAATGGTGTCTTCACTATTATTCAACCCCACGAAATCATTGATCGGGATAGTGCGATCGCTCATTCAATCACTCAGGGACAAATTGAGTTTCGGCAAGTAAATTTTAGCTATTCCCTTGGAAAAAAAGTATTCGACAACCTGTCTATCAGTATCCAACCAGGCCAGCGTGTCGGACTGGTTGGCTTTTCTGGCTCTGGGAAATCCAGCTTCGTGAATCTGATTTTGCGTCAATTCGACCCCCAATCGGGACAGATTCTTATTGATGGGGTGGATATTCGAGACATGACGCAAGATGCCCTACACTCCCAGATCAGCTTGATTCCTCAAGATCCGTCTTTGTTCCATCGGACATTAATAGAAAATATTCGTTATGGACGACTGGATGCCAGCGACGAGGAAGTGGTCGAGGCAGCACGCCAGGCCTATGCTCACGATTTTATCGCGCAGATTAAGGAAGGGTATGATTCTTTGGTTGGTGAGCGCGGTGTCAAACTTTCTGGAGGGCAAAGACAAAGGATTGCGATCGCGCGAGTGATCCTCAAAGACGCACCAATTCTAATTCTAGATGAAGCTACCTCCAGCCTTGATTCCATTACCGAAAAAGCAATCCAAGACACTCTAGATTTAGCAATGGATGGAAAAACGGTCATCGTGGTGGCTCATCGACTTTCTACTATTGCCCATCTAGACCGCATTTTGGTATTTGACCAAGGGCGCATTATCGAAGATGGTACTCATGCCAAACTGCTGGCACGCCGTGGTGCTTACTATAGGTTATGGAAAATGCAGGCAGGTGGATTCTTACCTGTAGAAGCAAATAATCAGAATGTATCTGTTTGA